Proteins from one Candidatus Aminicenantes bacterium genomic window:
- a CDS encoding enoyl-CoA hydratase translates to MKRYQTILVEKEESVVKVTINRPRVLNALNNDVLVELESFFQHQQSNQSIRCVLLTGAGEKAFVAGADIRELAAMNQAAGSAHAKRSQRLMQTIQDSPFAVIAAINGFALGGGCELAMACDIRLAATSARLGQPEINLGLIPGFGGTQRLARLVGRGKAMRLILTGAMVSATEALRIGLVDEIHPPEELLPAAMSLAKEIASKSRTAVRFAKTAIHRGLDATLANGCRIEAECFGLACATADKAEGIAAFLEKRPPRFQ, encoded by the coding sequence ATGAAAAGATACCAGACCATCCTGGTGGAAAAAGAGGAATCGGTCGTCAAGGTGACCATCAACCGCCCCCGGGTCCTGAACGCCTTGAACAATGACGTCTTGGTTGAGCTGGAGTCTTTTTTCCAACATCAACAATCAAACCAATCGATCCGCTGCGTTCTGTTGACCGGTGCCGGAGAAAAAGCCTTTGTCGCCGGCGCGGACATCCGTGAGTTGGCCGCAATGAACCAGGCGGCCGGAAGCGCGCATGCGAAGAGGTCCCAACGCCTGATGCAGACAATCCAGGATTCGCCGTTCGCGGTAATCGCGGCCATCAACGGTTTTGCCCTTGGGGGCGGATGTGAACTGGCCATGGCCTGTGACATCCGCCTGGCCGCAACCTCGGCCAGACTGGGCCAGCCCGAGATCAACCTGGGGCTGATTCCCGGGTTCGGCGGAACCCAGCGCCTGGCCCGCCTGGTGGGCAGGGGCAAAGCCATGCGACTCATCCTCACCGGAGCCATGGTCTCTGCAACGGAAGCCCTGCGTATCGGCCTGGTTGATGAAATCCATCCCCCCGAAGAGTTGCTTCCGGCCGCCATGTCGCTGGCCAAAGAAATCGCGTCCAAGTCCCGGACGGCCGTAAGATTCGCCAAAACCGCGATTCACCGTGGTCTGGATGCTACCCTGGCAAATGGCTGCCGCATCGAAGCGGAGTGTTTCGGACTTGCCTGCGCCACAGCTGACAAGGCCGAGGGCATCGCCGCCTTTCTGGAAAAACGCCCGCCCCGCTTCCAATGA
- a CDS encoding DUF2891 domain-containing protein produces MRLFRFIAGVITLALVIPLIVHSAPPRIEADAFSLNQKTASRFADLALGCISREFPNKPGHVMRSRDEVQPPKRLHPAFFGCFDWHSAVHGHWMLVRLLRRFPELPEAGRIRSALEGNLTEPALRAEAAYFREEGRKSFERSYGWAWLLQMAAELHTWDDADGRRWRERIRILETTIVERYLDFLPKQTYPIRTGVHPNTAFGIALALDYARTVENTELETLLVERARTYFLADRNCPVAWEPGGEDFFSPCLMEADLMRRVLSRGEFSLWFSAFLPNLAQNEPAALLNTATVTDRSDGKLVHLDGLNLSRAWCMRGIAASLTSEHPCRPVLLVAARRHAETALTHVTSGDYAGEHWLASFAVFLLTAE; encoded by the coding sequence ATGCGTCTTTTCAGATTCATTGCCGGCGTAATCACATTGGCCCTGGTGATTCCATTGATTGTGCACTCCGCTCCGCCCCGGATTGAAGCGGATGCGTTCAGTTTAAACCAGAAAACCGCGTCGCGTTTCGCCGACCTGGCCCTGGGATGCATCTCAAGGGAATTTCCCAACAAGCCGGGCCACGTGATGCGCAGCCGCGATGAGGTGCAACCCCCCAAACGCCTGCATCCCGCTTTTTTCGGCTGCTTTGATTGGCATTCCGCGGTTCACGGACACTGGATGCTGGTGCGCCTGTTGCGCCGGTTCCCCGAGTTGCCCGAAGCCGGAAGGATTCGTTCCGCCCTGGAAGGGAATCTTACCGAGCCGGCTTTGCGGGCCGAGGCCGCCTACTTCCGCGAAGAAGGGCGCAAATCCTTTGAGCGTTCCTACGGATGGGCCTGGTTGCTGCAAATGGCCGCCGAACTCCACACCTGGGACGACGCCGACGGCCGCCGCTGGCGTGAACGCATTCGCATCCTTGAAACCACGATTGTGGAACGGTACCTGGATTTCCTGCCCAAACAAACCTATCCCATTCGTACCGGCGTGCATCCCAACACCGCTTTCGGCATTGCGCTGGCGTTGGATTACGCCAGAACGGTCGAAAACACGGAATTGGAAACCCTGCTGGTGGAACGCGCCCGAACCTATTTTCTGGCGGACCGGAATTGTCCCGTTGCCTGGGAACCGGGGGGCGAAGATTTCTTTTCTCCCTGCCTGATGGAGGCGGACCTGATGCGCCGGGTTTTGTCGCGCGGCGAATTTTCGCTGTGGTTCAGCGCCTTCCTGCCCAACCTGGCCCAAAATGAACCCGCCGCCCTGCTCAATACGGCCACGGTCACCGATCGCAGTGACGGTAAGCTGGTTCACCTCGACGGACTCAACCTGAGCCGCGCCTGGTGCATGCGCGGCATTGCTGCGTCCCTGACATCGGAACACCCCTGCCGCCCAGTTCTGCTCGTAGCCGCGCGGCGCCACGCGGAAACCGCCCTGACCCATGTAACCAGTGGCGACTATGCCGGCGAACACTGGCTGGCTTCCTTCGCGGTCTTTCTCTTGACCGCTGAGTAA
- a CDS encoding mechanosensitive ion channel: protein MKLSLIMVAAVLLGFVLNFLLAKILAFSNLVRKTYLAYFALLVLSFLLVLLDAEIAATFLMQVERIRYYLILFFLVTLLHLVVKSIGLLFFDYFFAKRLLSVPRLLKDVVMFLLYLTGILLIFNFYLDIKITVFLASSAVLTIVIGLALQDILGNIFSGITLNFERILKQGDWIEYNENQGQVVQFGWRSIVIRDLDKNQLIIPNQSASKGDIKLFGDGQGHYFLRMEIGVSYRHAPDFIITTISQVLDGCDAVLKKPAYNIYVLDFDQSAIVYQIRYAIRDYAERNHIAGEIRRQVWYAFKRNGIEIPFPIRNVYIRQEAATMLSNSEKAEILGKIPILQVLNPKKFAEIAAKTEEVLFGKGELIIHEGSHSHYFYQIVSGTVEVVKNRSRVALLKKGDFFGEISIVTGEMANASVYASEETKLLAISAELFRSVVEMNHELAEKFAEVIVLRQQETSKLRKENGSAVITKSQTAAKGKLLERIIKYFGIH from the coding sequence ATGAAACTCAGCCTGATCATGGTCGCGGCGGTTTTACTTGGCTTTGTACTCAACTTTTTGCTGGCCAAGATCCTGGCCTTTTCCAACCTGGTGCGCAAAACCTACCTCGCCTATTTCGCGCTGCTGGTCCTCTCTTTCCTGTTGGTCCTTTTGGATGCGGAAATCGCCGCCACTTTCCTTATGCAGGTCGAACGGATCCGCTACTACCTGATTCTATTTTTCCTGGTTACTTTGCTGCACCTGGTGGTGAAATCGATCGGATTGCTGTTTTTTGACTACTTTTTCGCCAAACGTCTCCTCTCCGTACCCCGGCTGTTGAAAGACGTGGTGATGTTCCTTCTTTACCTCACCGGCATCCTGCTGATTTTCAACTTCTACCTAGACATCAAAATTACCGTTTTCCTGGCATCTTCCGCCGTACTCACCATCGTTATCGGGCTTGCCCTGCAGGACATCCTGGGAAACATCTTTTCCGGCATTACCCTGAATTTTGAACGCATCCTGAAGCAGGGCGACTGGATTGAATACAATGAAAATCAGGGCCAGGTTGTGCAGTTCGGGTGGCGCTCCATCGTGATCCGTGACCTGGATAAAAACCAATTGATCATTCCCAACCAGAGCGCCTCCAAGGGTGATATCAAGCTTTTCGGCGATGGGCAGGGCCATTACTTTTTGCGCATGGAAATCGGCGTCAGTTATCGTCACGCTCCCGATTTCATAATCACGACGATATCTCAAGTCCTGGACGGCTGCGATGCGGTTCTGAAAAAACCCGCCTACAATATCTATGTGCTGGATTTCGACCAGAGCGCCATTGTTTACCAGATCCGGTACGCGATCCGTGATTATGCTGAACGCAACCACATTGCCGGCGAAATCAGACGCCAAGTCTGGTACGCCTTTAAACGCAACGGCATTGAGATCCCCTTCCCGATTCGCAACGTCTACATCAGGCAGGAAGCCGCCACTATGCTATCAAACAGCGAGAAAGCGGAGATCCTGGGTAAAATCCCGATCCTGCAGGTTTTAAACCCGAAAAAGTTTGCTGAAATCGCCGCAAAAACAGAAGAAGTTCTCTTCGGCAAAGGCGAGCTGATCATCCACGAAGGATCTCACAGCCATTACTTTTATCAGATCGTAAGCGGTACGGTCGAGGTGGTCAAAAACCGGTCAAGGGTGGCATTGTTAAAGAAAGGGGATTTTTTCGGCGAGATCTCTATCGTGACCGGGGAAATGGCCAATGCTTCGGTCTATGCATCTGAAGAAACCAAGTTGCTGGCGATTTCCGCTGAGTTGTTCCGCAGCGTGGTGGAGATGAACCACGAACTGGCCGAAAAATTCGCGGAAGTGATCGTACTTCGCCAACAGGAAACCAGCAAGCTCCGTAAAGAAAACGGTTCCGCCGTCATCACGAAATCGCAAACCGCCGCGAAAGGCAAGCTTCTGGAAAGGATTATCAAGTATTTCGGAATTCATTAG